From one Prochlorococcus marinus str. MIT 0912 genomic stretch:
- the glgB gene encoding 1,4-alpha-glucan branching protein GlgB encodes MSVSILLDSLRDDGQRLSECRHESPFSILGPQQFKDKWIIRIWMPEASEVELITQGKTVQLQNPNHEWIFEGVLEKDPGTDYQIKVNRGGIEHVQHDPWSFRKEWMGEIDRHLFAEGNHHHIWRKMGAHLTEIDKKQGVMFCLWAPNAKSVSVIGDLNSWDGRHHPMQKRLGGIWELFIPGLNEGDLYKYEIRTEKGHCYEKADPYGFQHEVRPAKSSVIAKIDSFKWNDQSWISSRDNKDPLEQPISVYEMHLGSWMHASSDDPFINSNGEHRPPVPAADMKPGSRLLTYKELANKVIPYVKERGFTHIELMPISEHPFDGSWGYQVTGWYAPTSRYGSPDEFRAFVDSCHKEGIGIILDWVPGHFPKDQHGLAYFDGSHLYEHSDPRIGEHKEWGTLIFNYSRNEVRNFLVANLIFWFDQFHIDGIRVDAVASMLYKDYLRPEGEWIPNDDGGNENFEAVRFLQQANHVLFQHFPGALSIAEESTTWTGVTKPTDMDGLGFNLKWNMGWMHDMLDYFEIDPWFRQFNQNNITFSICYNFTENFMLALSHDEVVHGKSHLLHKMPGDDWQKYANTRALLAYMWTHPGKKTIFMGMEFGQRQEWNVWDDLQWDLLNYEPHKGIQKLVDDLNTLYKKEPALWRNDFEEYGFQWIDCDDNRNSVISFMRREKTDGQWLVIVANFTPQNHSNYRIGVPIDGFYEEIFNTDASQYGGSNLGNMGGKSTDSHNIHGYENSIDLCLPPLSVLVFKHKSNKN; translated from the coding sequence ATGTCTGTCTCTATTCTTCTAGATTCTTTGAGAGATGACGGGCAAAGACTTTCTGAATGTAGACATGAAAGTCCATTTTCCATTCTTGGTCCTCAACAGTTTAAAGATAAATGGATAATTCGAATATGGATGCCTGAGGCAAGTGAAGTTGAACTAATAACACAAGGAAAGACAGTTCAGCTACAAAATCCCAACCATGAATGGATATTTGAGGGGGTTTTAGAAAAAGATCCTGGTACTGATTATCAAATAAAAGTAAATCGAGGAGGAATTGAACATGTGCAACATGATCCATGGAGCTTCCGAAAAGAGTGGATGGGTGAAATTGATAGACACCTTTTCGCGGAGGGAAATCACCACCACATATGGCGAAAAATGGGTGCTCACCTTACTGAAATAGATAAAAAGCAAGGAGTTATGTTTTGCTTATGGGCGCCTAATGCAAAAAGCGTTTCTGTTATTGGTGATCTCAATTCATGGGATGGTCGACATCACCCTATGCAGAAACGTCTGGGAGGGATTTGGGAACTATTCATACCTGGTCTAAATGAAGGAGATTTATATAAATATGAAATCAGGACTGAAAAAGGACATTGCTACGAGAAAGCTGACCCTTATGGTTTTCAACATGAAGTAAGACCAGCAAAAAGCTCAGTCATAGCAAAAATCGACTCATTTAAATGGAATGATCAGTCTTGGATATCCAGTCGTGACAATAAAGATCCTTTAGAGCAACCAATATCGGTTTATGAAATGCATTTAGGAAGCTGGATGCATGCTTCCTCAGATGATCCATTTATCAATTCAAACGGAGAACATAGGCCCCCTGTCCCAGCAGCAGATATGAAGCCTGGCTCACGATTGCTTACATACAAAGAGCTGGCAAATAAGGTCATTCCCTATGTCAAAGAGAGAGGCTTCACTCATATCGAGCTTATGCCAATTTCAGAACACCCTTTTGATGGGTCATGGGGATATCAAGTTACTGGTTGGTATGCGCCTACAAGTAGATATGGATCACCAGATGAGTTTCGAGCCTTCGTTGATTCATGCCATAAAGAGGGAATAGGAATCATTCTCGATTGGGTTCCAGGCCACTTCCCTAAAGATCAGCATGGACTTGCTTATTTTGATGGTAGCCATCTATATGAGCATTCAGATCCCAGAATTGGAGAGCACAAAGAATGGGGAACATTAATTTTCAATTACAGTCGAAATGAAGTTCGTAATTTTCTTGTTGCAAATTTGATTTTCTGGTTTGATCAATTTCATATAGATGGAATACGTGTTGATGCAGTTGCCTCAATGCTTTACAAAGACTATCTTCGTCCGGAGGGTGAATGGATACCTAATGATGATGGAGGAAATGAAAATTTTGAAGCAGTCAGATTTTTACAACAGGCTAATCACGTTCTTTTTCAACATTTTCCAGGTGCACTTTCTATTGCCGAAGAGTCAACCACATGGACTGGTGTAACCAAACCAACTGATATGGATGGACTCGGTTTCAATCTAAAGTGGAACATGGGTTGGATGCACGACATGCTCGATTATTTTGAAATTGACCCATGGTTTAGACAATTTAATCAAAACAACATTACTTTCTCCATTTGTTATAACTTTACCGAAAACTTTATGCTTGCTTTAAGCCATGATGAAGTTGTTCACGGAAAAAGTCATCTCCTACATAAGATGCCAGGTGATGACTGGCAAAAGTATGCTAATACGCGAGCCTTACTTGCATATATGTGGACACATCCAGGTAAAAAAACAATATTTATGGGAATGGAATTTGGGCAGCGTCAAGAATGGAATGTTTGGGATGATTTGCAATGGGATCTGCTAAATTATGAACCTCACAAAGGCATACAGAAATTAGTAGATGATTTGAATACTTTATACAAAAAAGAACCTGCTTTATGGAGAAATGATTTTGAAGAATACGGATTCCAATGGATTGATTGCGACGATAATAGAAATTCAGTAATTAGTTTTATGAGAAGAGAAAAAACTGATGGTCAATGGTTAGTTATAGTTGCCAACTTTACCCCTCAAAATCACTCTAATTACAGAATAGGTGTACCTATAGATGGGTTCTATGAAGAAATTTTCAACACAGATGCGAGTCAATATGGAGGCTCAAATTTAGGAAATATGGGAGGGAAATCAACAGATTCACACAACATACATGGCTATGAAAATTCTATAGATCTATGTCTTCCTCCTCTTAGCGTTCTAGTCTTCAAGCATAAATCCAACAAGAATTAA
- a CDS encoding CocE/NonD family hydrolase, whose protein sequence is MNSIKYRDEDFQLKDGTLLKSRIWFPQGNGPWPTLLMRQPYKREIASTVTYAHPSWWASNGYLVVIQDVRGQGGSEGVFSGFSQEASDTSQTHNWVRSLPECNGLLGTYGFSYQGLTQLIAEEGTPPPDCIIPAMTGLSEDAHWSCEGGAFWWHLGIGWGLQLAAQKAQREKNWTAWHEIRENLESKKYLFNGHELLKKNDPEGMAYKWLNLSSRKNLQWKTHKPLDSWLIKPLLLIGGWWDPHLRGIIDIFEKAKKAGGNPKLLIGPATHLQWWEGAQLTQLNFFDSHLKEKNKEILSKKISLWNLTTKNWELSVKSKTPAWNLRSKGLASISHLEGGLVPNSDSQENGEVNLVHDPWRPIPAIGGHLSDTPGEANRFNLDIRPDVAVFTSIPFLNDLRLEGIPTLFLETKCDRESFDLFVALSIIPNELENTANQLSTGVLRIVNCDKGIKSPRKITLQPVLATFKQGDRLRISISGSGWPAIGINPGQSQYLCEGPSPHCLVTTISLLLSKSKLKFESLISS, encoded by the coding sequence ATGAATTCAATAAAATATAGAGACGAAGACTTTCAACTTAAAGACGGAACATTACTAAAATCTAGAATCTGGTTTCCTCAGGGAAATGGGCCATGGCCTACCTTGCTTATGCGCCAGCCTTATAAAAGAGAAATTGCTTCTACAGTCACCTATGCCCATCCCTCTTGGTGGGCTAGCAATGGCTATTTAGTTGTCATTCAAGATGTGCGAGGGCAAGGTGGATCTGAAGGTGTATTTTCAGGTTTTAGTCAAGAAGCTTCAGACACCAGTCAAACGCATAATTGGGTTAGATCTTTACCTGAATGCAATGGTCTCCTAGGCACATATGGTTTTTCATATCAAGGATTAACGCAGCTCATCGCAGAAGAAGGGACACCTCCTCCTGATTGCATTATTCCTGCGATGACAGGCCTTTCGGAGGATGCTCATTGGAGTTGTGAAGGAGGGGCTTTTTGGTGGCACTTGGGCATTGGATGGGGTTTGCAATTAGCTGCCCAAAAAGCACAAAGAGAAAAGAATTGGACAGCTTGGCACGAAATTCGTGAAAACCTTGAATCAAAAAAATATTTATTTAATGGACATGAATTACTTAAAAAGAATGACCCAGAGGGAATGGCCTATAAGTGGCTAAATCTTTCCTCCAGAAAAAATCTTCAATGGAAAACTCATAAGCCATTAGATAGCTGGTTAATAAAACCTTTGCTTCTAATTGGGGGGTGGTGGGATCCCCATTTAAGAGGAATTATAGATATTTTTGAGAAAGCTAAAAAAGCAGGAGGGAATCCTAAATTACTAATTGGTCCTGCAACTCATCTTCAATGGTGGGAGGGTGCACAACTTACACAGTTAAATTTTTTTGATTCTCATTTAAAAGAAAAAAACAAAGAAATTCTTTCCAAAAAAATCAGTCTTTGGAATCTAACCACGAAGAATTGGGAGCTTTCAGTTAAAAGTAAAACTCCTGCATGGAATCTTCGTAGCAAAGGTTTAGCCTCCATAAGTCATCTTGAAGGAGGCCTAGTCCCTAATTCTGATTCACAAGAAAACGGTGAAGTGAATTTAGTTCATGACCCATGGAGACCTATACCAGCGATCGGAGGGCATCTTAGTGATACGCCAGGTGAAGCAAACAGATTTAATCTTGATATTCGCCCTGACGTCGCAGTATTTACATCAATTCCTTTTTTAAACGATCTTAGGCTGGAGGGTATCCCAACTCTTTTTTTAGAAACCAAGTGTGACAGGGAAAGTTTTGATCTATTCGTTGCATTATCAATAATTCCCAATGAACTTGAAAATACAGCCAATCAACTTTCTACTGGTGTACTCAGAATTGTCAATTGTGATAAAGGTATAAAAAGCCCAAGAAAGATCACACTTCAACCAGTTCTCGCCACATTTAAACAAGGAGATCGTTTAAGAATTTCAATCTCAGGGTCTGGATGGCCAGCAATTGGAATCAATCCTGGACAGAGTCAATATTTATGTGAAGGGCCCAGTCCTCACTGCTTAGTGACTACAATTTCACTTTTGCTTTCAAAGTCAAAACTTAAATTTGAATCACTTATTTCCTCTTAG
- a CDS encoding DUF4332 domain-containing protein yields the protein MNNKSLLKDLPKAFYQEEKILLSNNIKTWDSLLSISDEEINHLIYGSLGSVRNLKRLKCIAYFICTLDIQLNEAALLMHSGLISNKAISRLTPQELVQKTGRFERILRTGRIPIIDLKKAHFLIEKAKKTLFNLPKKN from the coding sequence ATGAATAATAAGTCATTATTGAAAGATCTTCCTAAAGCCTTTTATCAAGAAGAAAAAATACTCTTATCAAATAATATAAAAACGTGGGACTCTTTATTATCTATTAGTGATGAAGAAATCAATCATCTAATCTATGGAAGTCTGGGTAGTGTTCGCAATCTAAAAAGACTTAAATGCATAGCGTATTTTATCTGTACTTTAGATATTCAACTTAACGAAGCAGCCTTGCTTATGCACTCAGGATTAATTTCAAACAAGGCCATTTCAAGACTTACTCCTCAAGAGCTAGTTCAAAAAACAGGACGCTTTGAAAGAATTCTTCGAACAGGAAGAATTCCAATAATAGATCTAAAAAAAGCTCACTTTTTAATAGAGAAAGCGAAAAAAACATTATTTAATTTACCCAAGAAGAATTAA
- the petE gene encoding plastocyanin has translation MIRSISTALFAFFAFLVIGVSNVNASTVEVKLGTDAGMLAFEPSTLNISAGDTVKFVNNKLAPHNAVFDGNDDLSHPDLAFAPGESWERTFSTAGTYDFYCEPHRGAGMVGKIVVN, from the coding sequence ATGATTCGTTCTATTTCAACAGCTTTATTTGCTTTCTTTGCATTCCTAGTAATTGGCGTATCCAATGTGAATGCTTCAACTGTTGAAGTTAAGCTTGGCACCGATGCAGGAATGCTTGCTTTCGAACCAAGCACCCTAAACATAAGCGCCGGTGACACCGTAAAGTTTGTAAATAACAAACTAGCTCCTCATAATGCTGTTTTTGACGGAAATGATGATCTAAGCCATCCAGATTTAGCATTCGCTCCAGGAGAGTCTTGGGAGAGAACTTTCAGCACTGCTGGAACATACGACTTTTATTGCGAGCCTCACAGGGGTGCGGGCATGGTTGGAAAAATCGTAGTTAATTAA
- the hemE gene encoding uroporphyrinogen decarboxylase has translation MNETTPLLLRAARGENVERPPVWMMRQAGRYMKVYRDLRDNHPSFRERSENPDLSYEISMQPFKAFQPDGVILFSDILTPLPGMGINFDIVESKGPLINDPIRTLKQVKDLKPLQPEESMSFVGEVLGRLRESVGNKAAVLGFVGAPWTLAAYVVEGKSSKNYAVIKAMAFQEPELLHQLLNHFAESIANYLSYQIESGAQVVQMFDSWAGQLSPQDYDVFAAPYQQKVVNLVKEKHPDTPMILYISGSAGVLERMGQTGVDIVSLDWTVDMEDGLNRLPQSVGVQGNVDPGLLFGTPDAIRSRIVDVVKKAKGRKHILNLGHGILPGTPEENARVFFEAGKNVNELIKVSS, from the coding sequence ATGAACGAAACTACTCCTCTACTACTTCGTGCAGCTCGCGGAGAAAATGTTGAAAGGCCCCCGGTTTGGATGATGCGACAAGCAGGAAGATACATGAAGGTATATCGCGACCTGCGTGATAACCACCCAAGTTTCAGGGAAAGATCAGAAAACCCCGATCTTTCTTATGAAATTTCAATGCAACCTTTTAAGGCTTTTCAACCAGATGGAGTAATACTTTTTTCTGATATCTTAACTCCTCTCCCTGGAATGGGAATTAACTTTGACATCGTTGAAAGTAAAGGGCCCTTGATAAATGACCCAATAAGAACTCTCAAACAAGTTAAAGATCTAAAGCCCCTTCAACCTGAAGAAAGCATGTCTTTTGTTGGTGAAGTCCTTGGGAGGCTAAGGGAAAGCGTTGGGAACAAGGCTGCGGTTTTAGGATTTGTAGGTGCTCCTTGGACTCTTGCTGCATATGTTGTAGAGGGGAAAAGCAGCAAAAATTATGCAGTTATTAAGGCGATGGCATTTCAAGAGCCAGAACTACTGCATCAACTTTTAAATCACTTTGCAGAATCAATTGCGAACTATTTGTCCTACCAAATTGAATCTGGAGCCCAAGTAGTTCAAATGTTTGATTCATGGGCAGGACAATTAAGTCCACAAGATTATGACGTGTTTGCTGCACCTTATCAACAAAAAGTAGTCAATCTAGTAAAAGAGAAACATCCAGATACCCCTATGATTTTATATATCTCTGGCAGTGCTGGAGTTCTTGAAAGGATGGGACAAACTGGAGTAGATATAGTCTCTCTAGATTGGACTGTTGACATGGAAGATGGACTAAACAGACTGCCTCAATCAGTGGGGGTTCAAGGGAATGTTGACCCAGGACTTTTGTTTGGTACTCCAGATGCGATCAGATCAAGAATTGTTGATGTAGTAAAAAAAGCAAAAGGTAGAAAACATATTCTTAACCTTGGTCATGGAATACTTCCTGGAACGCCCGAAGAAAACGCAAGAGTATTTTTCGAGGCTGGTAAAAATGTCAATGAGCTTATAAAAGTTTCATCTTGA
- a CDS encoding Ycf51 family protein, whose product MSMSEVIQDVTKWLAWGGSGLGVLTILAYLFNWGIKFRLTGTTIFTLLLSFSCWAFEQSYTPPFNVEGYKYAPIVYDNGFDLVVAQASNDFPKEAIKPTLLQIAGNLKGGGRNGAQVKVRLRKIESAGDGISKPIILGELINDLKESKIIELPDRNYSSSEYLSNNAAIEEITSIETDE is encoded by the coding sequence ATGTCTATGAGTGAAGTTATCCAAGATGTTACGAAATGGCTAGCCTGGGGAGGCTCAGGACTTGGCGTCTTGACTATTTTGGCTTATTTATTCAACTGGGGAATTAAATTCAGATTAACTGGGACAACAATTTTCACACTTTTACTATCTTTTAGTTGCTGGGCCTTTGAGCAAAGTTATACTCCTCCTTTTAATGTCGAAGGTTACAAATATGCTCCTATTGTTTATGACAATGGATTTGATTTAGTTGTTGCTCAAGCATCAAATGACTTTCCTAAAGAAGCTATCAAACCAACATTGTTACAAATAGCTGGTAATTTGAAAGGGGGGGGGAGGAATGGTGCTCAGGTCAAAGTCAGGCTAAGAAAGATAGAATCAGCTGGTGATGGAATAAGTAAACCAATTATTCTAGGTGAATTAATCAATGATTTAAAAGAATCAAAGATAATAGAATTACCCGATAGGAATTACTCTTCAAGTGAATATTTATCGAATAACGCTGCTATTGAAGAAATCACATCAATAGAGACTGATGAATAA
- a CDS encoding NAD-dependent epimerase/dehydratase family protein: MKNEIILITGASGCVGQYIANWLIENSSSELLLWVRDPKKITSISLENPRIKVLVGDLRQSNKFKKEISEVNRVIHTATAWGDPKRAKEVNIDAVKNLLNLLNPSNIKQIIYFSTASVLDRNLNLLPEAFTYGTEYIQTKAQCLRELESHELATKIIAVFPTLVFSGRLDGKSKFPTSYLTEGLRDALKWIWLARWIKLFSRFHFIHAADIAFICGHLATSAYEPTPSISGTKIRKFVLGQPYISIDVAVQTLLKWKGMSRVPQIPLWTWLLELLTILLPIQITNWDRFSLRQKNFIHEPVTSPETFGGISYAKTLSQVLHNSGLNKH, translated from the coding sequence TTGAAAAACGAAATAATTCTGATCACAGGAGCAAGTGGATGTGTAGGACAATACATAGCAAATTGGCTAATCGAAAACTCAAGTTCAGAATTACTTTTATGGGTTAGAGATCCAAAAAAAATAACTTCAATAAGTTTAGAAAATCCAAGGATTAAAGTTTTAGTAGGTGATTTAAGACAATCAAATAAGTTCAAGAAAGAAATTTCAGAAGTTAACAGAGTTATTCATACAGCAACTGCTTGGGGTGATCCTAAAAGAGCGAAAGAAGTAAATATTGATGCAGTAAAAAATTTGCTCAATTTACTAAATCCTTCGAATATCAAACAAATTATTTATTTCTCAACTGCAAGTGTTCTTGATAGAAACTTAAATTTGTTACCTGAAGCTTTTACCTATGGAACAGAGTATATACAAACGAAAGCACAATGCCTCAGAGAGCTTGAGTCTCATGAGCTTGCAACCAAGATCATAGCTGTTTTCCCAACACTAGTTTTTAGCGGACGTTTAGATGGTAAAAGTAAATTCCCAACTAGTTATCTTACCGAAGGACTTAGAGATGCATTGAAATGGATTTGGCTGGCAAGATGGATAAAATTATTCTCAAGATTTCATTTTATTCACGCAGCAGATATCGCTTTCATTTGCGGACATCTAGCCACCTCTGCTTACGAGCCTACACCAAGCATTTCTGGTACTAAAATAAGAAAATTCGTCTTAGGGCAACCCTATATAAGTATTGATGTGGCAGTTCAGACGCTTCTAAAATGGAAAGGAATGAGTAGAGTTCCTCAAATCCCTCTTTGGACTTGGCTTCTTGAACTTTTAACGATATTACTACCAATTCAAATTACAAACTGGGATAGATTTAGTCTTAGACAAAAAAACTTTATACATGAACCAGTAACCTCTCCTGAAACCTTTGGAGGTATTAGTTATGCTAAAACTTTAAGTCAAGTTTTACATAATTCTGGTTTAAATAAACACTAA